Proteins from a single region of Bdellovibrio svalbardensis:
- the gltX gene encoding glutamate--tRNA ligase, translated as MTSQISPHVRVRFAPSPTGYLHVGGARTALYNYLYAKKNKGEFILRIEDTDEARSTQESLRGVVDDMVWLNLLWDEGVDPVTLKDVGPNGPYRQSERQAIYKEIAEKFLNEGKAYYCFLTDAEIEAQREAAIKAGRPPQITSPYQDWTLEQAKEKLAAGEKAVVRFKTRHLKKDYIFTDHVRGEVKFPSDMVGDFVILRSGGMPVYNFCCVVDDHLMKITHVFRAEEHLPNTLRQLMIYEAMGWQAPEFGHMALILDEDRQKLSKRKGAVACGQLKDEGYLPSAVLNFIALLGWSHPEGKEILTVDEMIQAFDISRLNSAGAIFDRVKFKWMNAQHLRALSNKDLWNAIQPFLAREKMELPQDPAWQEQSVAVFKTSMETLVDAIELYKPLNDKSYVVLPESEETLKWEPTKAVLTAWRDLVKAHPSDYMTEAEFLKIQDEVKNATGAKGKNLFMPIRVAVIGKPHGTELKILVPLIKKSSLIARAEEALAKA; from the coding sequence ATGACTTCGCAAATTTCTCCGCATGTTCGTGTTCGTTTTGCCCCTTCTCCTACCGGATACCTTCACGTAGGTGGCGCAAGAACTGCCTTGTACAATTATCTTTACGCTAAAAAAAATAAAGGCGAATTCATTCTTCGTATTGAAGACACAGATGAGGCTCGTTCTACGCAGGAATCTTTGCGTGGTGTGGTTGATGATATGGTGTGGTTGAACCTTCTTTGGGATGAGGGTGTTGACCCTGTGACTTTGAAGGATGTGGGACCCAATGGTCCTTATCGACAAAGTGAACGCCAGGCGATCTACAAAGAAATTGCTGAAAAGTTTTTGAACGAAGGCAAAGCTTACTACTGCTTTTTAACGGATGCGGAAATTGAAGCGCAACGTGAAGCTGCCATCAAGGCGGGACGTCCTCCGCAAATCACTTCCCCATACCAAGATTGGACTTTGGAGCAAGCCAAAGAAAAACTGGCGGCCGGTGAAAAAGCGGTTGTTCGTTTTAAAACTCGTCATCTTAAAAAAGACTATATCTTCACGGACCATGTTCGTGGCGAAGTGAAGTTCCCTTCTGATATGGTGGGTGATTTCGTTATTCTTCGTTCTGGCGGTATGCCGGTTTATAACTTCTGCTGCGTGGTGGATGATCACTTGATGAAGATCACCCATGTTTTCCGTGCGGAAGAACATCTGCCAAACACCCTTCGTCAATTGATGATTTACGAAGCGATGGGATGGCAGGCTCCTGAGTTCGGTCATATGGCTTTGATCCTGGATGAAGATCGTCAAAAGCTTTCTAAACGTAAGGGCGCTGTGGCTTGTGGTCAGTTGAAAGACGAAGGCTATTTGCCGTCAGCGGTTTTGAATTTCATCGCCCTTCTTGGTTGGTCACATCCAGAAGGTAAAGAGATTCTGACGGTGGATGAAATGATTCAGGCTTTTGATATCTCTCGCTTGAATTCTGCAGGGGCGATCTTTGACCGTGTGAAATTCAAGTGGATGAATGCGCAACATCTGAGAGCCTTGTCTAACAAAGATCTTTGGAATGCGATTCAACCATTCTTGGCGCGTGAAAAAATGGAGCTTCCTCAAGATCCAGCTTGGCAGGAGCAATCCGTGGCAGTTTTCAAAACATCGATGGAAACATTGGTGGATGCTATTGAATTGTATAAGCCACTTAATGATAAGTCTTATGTGGTTTTGCCAGAGTCTGAAGAGACTTTGAAGTGGGAGCCAACAAAAGCGGTTTTGACTGCTTGGCGTGACCTTGTGAAGGCTCATCCTTCGGATTACATGACTGAAGCTGAGTTCTTGAAGATTCAAGATGAGGTGAAGAACGCAACCGGTGCAAAAGGTAAAAATCTTTTCATGCCGATTCGCGTGGCTGTCATCGGGAAGCCTCACGGAACAGAGTTAAAAATTCTTGTTCCATTGATCAAGAAGTCTTCATTGATTGCAAGAGCTGAAGAGGCTCTGGCGAAAGCATAG